In Halichondria panicea chromosome 5, odHalPani1.1, whole genome shotgun sequence, the genomic stretch CTTGCATATAGCACAGTATACACAAGCAGCTATAGAAACGTGTTATCATCTTACATTTGCAAGGCTGACCAACAGACAGTGAAATAGTGCGCAGTGGGACGACTCTTCGTTCTTTAGTTCCTCCACCAGAGTGATGGCGTCTAACCATAACTTGTTGGATAGTAAGAGCTGCAGGCAACTCATGTGTGCGTTCAGATAGTCACTGTGTgcgtggtgtgggcgtgtgtgtggtgtgggggggggtaaatgAAGACTCTGGTATAATCAAATTAATCAAGAGTGTATAATAGTTTCCAAATCAattttcatacatgtacacgtgtacacacataattactcGTACCTTCGCAACAGTAATTGACACCTCGCTTGTATAGCTTCTTttgaagtgggtgtggttttgagCGACACAAACATTGGGAGAGCGTTGAGTGCACGATGAAAAAAGAAATTTTTTCGACATTTTCTCGCAAATGCCGAATCTCCTTGAGCTTGAAAATCTCGTACCAGCTgtgcaaatgtcacaaatggGAGGAGGTCCGAGGGGTGGGTGCGGTACAGTAGTCGACACGTCTCCTCAAATAGAGGAAGGTGATTGGTCGTTGCCtataagtgggcggggctaatTGGATGAAATGTTACTGTAACAGTTAACGTACTCTCATATAACTTCGTTGAATTCGGACGGCAGACTCGGTTGCTAGGATACCACGCCAATTTCTGGTTGACGACCAACTACCAGCCTCCAGCTCCTCGATAGCTGGGCGCGTGAGGTAcaaagttcaaagttcaagCACTATTATTGTTAATAATTTACCTTTTTCAAAGTTGTCCACATCAAAGAAATCTCTGATGCCTAGCAACGCTTGTTCCGTGTCTCTCGCACACAGAGAATGGAAAAGAGCTCTCGACGATGCTGTATTTCAGGGGCAGTATATATTATTGTATTACTAGATactttgctggtgaaaaaaaCTATTGCAAGGATTGTGGTGTTATACAAGTAAGTACTGGTATTATAGGTTACAACTGTATGCGATTTTATTCTCAAAaatcgcaaatgtttgatgctcgcagtGATAGTGTTTCTTGCATATTGTACTGACCTTCGACCTCTCCGTCAGATACACTCTCTGACTCGGAGCTTTTCAGGAGTTTACATAATTCAGCACGAACATCCACACTCCCACCACCGTCCTGTAGCAGTGCAGACAATAGGTATACTCACTGTATACACACCCacgccacccacacacccacacacacacacagttcttACGTACATTGGGTTGCTCTAGTTGCTCTAGTCCTGACTCAAACTCGTGACACAACTGAAGAAACTCTTCCAACAAAGGAACTGCACAGACAACATAGATGTTGTATAAAACAATACGTACAGTGTACGAAATAaatgtataaaaattatagctatataaatttTTGTTCACCTATATCAGCATTGAGTGGAGTCAAAAGGTCCTTGTCGGACGAGCCGTTACTATGGTACCGGTTAAGGAATGTTCCCACACACTCGCTCAGTTGCTGTCTGAACTCTGGGTactggaggcagcaaagaacaacGGAAGTGGACGTTGGAAAACATATTAatagtcacatgacttactCCGGCCAACAGGGCTACTATAAGGGCAGGATTTTGTAGGGCAGAGTTCTCACTCAGTAAGCGAATCAACTAGATAAAAAAAAAGATTATTAATAGCCAATtttacagcacattgtatacatgcatgtacagtgacacCTGTTTATATAGTACAGGTGTTTAGCCCTAGGGGCAgacaacagtggctgtattatagagggtggtctgctaacacaggtccaaacacatgctatggagactttggggcccattaacctggctgtattatagagggtggtctgctataGGGACATCACAATAGCTAAACTTCACTGCATAAATACAGCATTTATAATTCACCTCGTGATGTGGCTGTGGTAGGAAGGACTCTTTAACAGCTGACTCATTCTCATCCACATTAGCCTCATTCTCATCCACATTAGCCTGGGACATGGGAACGAAATATTAACGGAAAGTTTTAGCATACAGCATTGGTAATTACAGAGTATAACGTTCTGTACTTGTATCAACATTATTGTATCACCTTGACAACATCGAATACCCCCTCTAGTGAGTAGCGTGTGACGAGGAGGTGGAGGTTCCAGAGCTGAGACAGTTTAGCAGCTAGTAACTGACCACTGTCCAGGTATTCACCAGGAGTTGtctgcgtgggtgtgtgtgggtgtggagtgggtgtgtgtgtgtgtgtgtgtggaggggataTAGTCTTACAATTTCATTGTACTTCTACTACAGGCAAGGTTAGGTGGGTGAGATGAGTGTGGAGTGTGCGTGATATGTGTGTGagatgtgtgtggagtgtgcgtgtgggtgggcgtgagatgtgtgtggagtgtgtgtgtgggtgggcgtgagatgtgtgtggagtgtgcgtgtgggtgggcgtgagatgtgtgtggagtgtatgtgtgggtgggcgtgagatgtgtgtgtgtgtgtgtgtgtgtgtagctgtaTGGCTATGAATATACTTACTTCATCGGCATTGGTGGCTATTGGGAACAAAGCTGTGGCCATAAAATGAGCATGATCTACAATTTTATGACTTCTCAGCAACCATAGTCCGTTGTTTCCATGGACACCACAGAATTCCggggtggtgggtgtggtccacAGCATTGACCCCATCCCCTCATGATCATCACACTCCCACACAAACTCTCCAGTGAACTTATCGTAAATTCTGGAAGAAATAATGGTATGATAATTACGACAGTTTATGAATTCATATTTACGTACCGTATTATTTTCGCTAAAATTACTGGCTTAGAGAGAGcccttttgcgatctaactattgcgtttggcaaggatcgtgtgtatttactgtGTCATACTAGTTTAGGTTTTGaggccctttgggcttctaaatcgtgtagaaacttcctaaacagctAGTGACTCCTGTTTCCAATTCCTTTCCTTTAGATCATGCAAACTaagtaaaaaaaaaactgtTTAATTTAAAAATATAATTTGAAGAGTGGATCTAACAagtgagtggggggggggccaTCCATAATAGTCTCTTAAAGGTCACCATACACCAGGCAACTTTCAGCAGTTGTAGGCAACAGATTTCCTGGCTGGTGTATGGTGGCCTTTATTAGATcacgtttgccataaatactgcagacactgtttaggaagtttccacatgatttagaagccctcagggctagtagaaccctcactaagttcgggatactacaaccagccctttgggcttctatttaaaatcatgta encodes the following:
- the LOC135336444 gene encoding uncharacterized protein LOC135336444 isoform X2; its protein translation is MPLFELQRIWDAWPNIYNHQVLRELFRQISTPSVEADGDTCHVIDDVTVIPGHVFVSTLPKQSSLTDEINDGMAQLYAFSRVPLREEPTSHDHHMTPYLLPLNNQCKRVINVIDLTVGTSQRILVLQDCGILSSFEYNSTKFAWELREEIPFSSTTDYSVHEATLHTPTSKLVFVEHPHTPHTSHSSQVTVRLLDYPSNGSVDLGPPKVILRNSPPFKLTCFEEGIALLPTTTPYPKGLLLFWTPAVPGELSAMVWGSHRTLPSLLVGVASRTTSFKTLTLRLAGYWSKDLSGPSLVSVDTNSHTGQLLALASDGTVHSISVNKQGLIGTSQLTRLSDFAQRNPSPSDIFTAPHLYTTPHLFCVHTYFGYCLKGVLRIYDKFTGEFVWECDDHEGMGSMLWTTPTTPEFCGVHGNNGLWLLRSHKIVDHAHFMATALFPIATNADETTPGEYLDSGQLLAAKLSQLWNLHLLVTRYSLEGVFDVVKANVDENESAVKESFLPQPHHELIRLLSENSALQNPALIVALLAGYPEFRQQLSECVGTFLNRYHSNGSSDKDLLTPLNADIVPLLEEFLQLCHEFESGLEQLEQPNDGGGSVDVRAELCKLLKSSESESVSDGEVEASSRALFHSLCARDTEQALLGIRDFFDVDNFEKAIEELEAGSWSSTRNWRGILATESAVRIQRSYMRATTNHLPLFEETCRLLYRTHPSDLLPFVTFAQLVRDFQAQGDSAFARKCRKNFFFHRALNALPMFVSLKTTPTSKEAIQARCQLLLRSDYLNAHMSCLQLLLSNKLWLDAITLVEELKNEESSHCALFHCLLVSLANNGVLLEHLDRLWTLIPNKFSVFDFVGALKMAVRGGEEDTPLVAEDVHHLTVASIGSKVLDLLKQTNLEHLNR
- the LOC135336444 gene encoding uncharacterized protein LOC135336444 isoform X1; amino-acid sequence: MPLFELQRIWDAWPNIYNHQVLRELFRQISTPSVEADGDTCHVIDDVTVIPGHVFVSTLPKQSSLTDEINDGMAQLYAFSRVPLREEPTSHDHHMTPYLLPLNNQCKRVINVIDLTVGTSQRILVLQDCGILSSFEYNSTKFAWELREEIPFSSTTDYSVHEATLHTPTSKLVFVEHPHTPHTSHSSQVTVRLLDYPSNGSVDLGPPKVILRNSPPFKLTCFEEGIALLPTTTPYPKGLLLFWTPAVPGELSAMVWGSHRTLPSLLVGVASRTTSFKTLTLRLAGYWSKDLSGPSLVSVDTNSHTGQLLALASDGTVHSISVNKQGLIGTSQLTRLSDFAQRNPSPSDIFTAPHLYTTPHLFCVHTYFGYCLKGVLRIYDKFTGEFVWECDDHEGMGSMLWTTPTTPEFCGVHGNNGLWLLRSHKIVDHAHFMATALFPIATNADETTPGEYLDSGQLLAAKLSQLWNLHLLVTRYSLEGVFDVVKANVDENEANVDENESAVKESFLPQPHHELIRLLSENSALQNPALIVALLAGYPEFRQQLSECVGTFLNRYHSNGSSDKDLLTPLNADIVPLLEEFLQLCHEFESGLEQLEQPNDGGGSVDVRAELCKLLKSSESESVSDGEVEASSRALFHSLCARDTEQALLGIRDFFDVDNFEKAIEELEAGSWSSTRNWRGILATESAVRIQRSYMRATTNHLPLFEETCRLLYRTHPSDLLPFVTFAQLVRDFQAQGDSAFARKCRKNFFFHRALNALPMFVSLKTTPTSKEAIQARCQLLLRSDYLNAHMSCLQLLLSNKLWLDAITLVEELKNEESSHCALFHCLLVSLANNGVLLEHLDRLWTLIPNKFSVFDFVGALKMAVRGGEEDTPLVAEDVHHLTVASIGSKVLDLLKQTNLEHLNR